From Neobacillus sp. PS2-9, the proteins below share one genomic window:
- a CDS encoding iron ABC transporter permease: MLLKSTPLKWLGLITAILLMLLLMCASVIYGYTDTSWRTAIESYTSYNGSNEHIIIQTVRFPRALIASAVGASLAIAGVLMQTLTKNPLASPGIFGINAGAGFAVVVAITLFSVTDLQAFNGLAFLGAAVAAVSVYAIGSFGREGLTPMKLTLAGAAMSAMFSSFTQGLLVVDEAALEQVLFWLAGSVQGRKLETLFSVLPYIGVGWVGAVLISGKMNILSMGEDVAKGLGLNTGLVKLAIGVIVILLAGGSVAVAGPIGFVGIVVPHITRSIIGIDHRWVIPLSGILGAILLLAADIAARYVLMPSEVPVGVMTAVIGTPFFIFIARRGFNGR; the protein is encoded by the coding sequence ATGCTGTTAAAAAGTACACCATTAAAATGGCTGGGGCTAATCACTGCCATTTTGCTAATGCTGTTATTAATGTGTGCCAGTGTCATCTATGGTTATACAGACACTAGCTGGCGGACAGCAATCGAGTCCTATACGAGTTATAATGGGTCAAACGAACATATTATTATTCAAACTGTTAGATTTCCGAGAGCATTAATTGCTTCCGCAGTGGGGGCAAGCCTTGCCATTGCTGGGGTTCTCATGCAAACATTAACCAAAAATCCTTTGGCATCGCCAGGAATCTTTGGGATTAATGCGGGAGCAGGGTTTGCAGTTGTTGTGGCCATTACTTTATTTTCAGTAACAGACCTTCAAGCATTCAACGGTCTCGCATTCTTGGGTGCAGCTGTAGCCGCTGTCAGTGTATATGCCATCGGTTCCTTCGGTCGTGAAGGCTTAACACCGATGAAGCTAACCTTAGCTGGAGCAGCGATGTCAGCCATGTTTTCATCTTTTACACAAGGCTTGCTTGTAGTTGATGAAGCGGCATTGGAGCAGGTATTGTTCTGGCTGGCAGGGTCTGTTCAAGGAAGAAAATTGGAGACCTTGTTTTCTGTCTTACCTTATATTGGTGTTGGCTGGGTAGGAGCCGTGCTTATTTCTGGAAAAATGAATATCTTGTCCATGGGGGAAGATGTGGCTAAGGGGCTGGGGCTAAACACAGGGCTAGTCAAACTAGCCATTGGAGTCATTGTGATCCTACTTGCGGGCGGTTCAGTAGCAGTCGCTGGTCCGATTGGCTTTGTGGGGATTGTTGTTCCTCATATTACAAGATCCATTATTGGAATTGATCATCGTTGGGTGATTCCCTTATCCGGTATTTTGGGAGCCATCCTCTTATTGGCAGCAGATATCGCTGCAAGATATGTCTTAATGCCATCTGAAGTGCCTGTCGGTGTCATGACAGCGGTTATTGGGACTCCATTCTTTATTTTTATTGCAAGAAGGGGGTTCAACGGACGATGA
- a CDS encoding iron ABC transporter permease — protein MSKYKNFRLFNDKISFLIDKKAATTFIILLIAAFIVFVISTGMGEMKINPLTVVQVLFGGGPEMEKLIITSFRLPRIIVALMVGISLAVAGGILQGMIRNPLASPDVLGITGGATVAVVGFLAFFSDKNNALTVSIAWLPLAAFLGAGIVAFLVYILAWKNGVSPIRLVLIGIGISTLMQALTTLMMIMGPIYQASQANIWITGTVYGSNWKNVATLVPWTITFLLIAFFAARTINIQELGDEVATGLGGKVQKQRFLLLMISTALIGSSVAFAGGIGFVGLMAPHMARRLVGSSFGALLPASALIGGILVMTADLIGRTMFSPMEVPAGVFTAGIGAPYFIYLLFKTRNA, from the coding sequence ATGAGCAAATATAAAAACTTTCGCTTATTCAATGATAAAATCTCTTTTTTAATCGATAAGAAGGCAGCTACCACTTTTATCATCCTGCTGATTGCAGCCTTCATTGTCTTTGTTATTAGTACAGGGATGGGGGAAATGAAAATTAACCCACTCACGGTGGTACAAGTATTGTTCGGCGGCGGTCCTGAAATGGAAAAGCTTATTATTACCTCCTTTCGATTGCCAAGAATCATTGTTGCCTTAATGGTTGGTATTTCATTAGCGGTGGCCGGTGGTATTTTACAAGGGATGATTCGAAATCCGCTGGCATCGCCTGATGTTCTTGGAATTACTGGTGGCGCGACTGTTGCAGTGGTTGGATTTTTAGCCTTCTTTAGTGATAAAAATAATGCTTTAACAGTCAGTATTGCTTGGCTTCCGTTAGCCGCCTTTTTGGGTGCTGGGATTGTTGCCTTTTTAGTGTACATCCTTGCTTGGAAAAATGGAGTATCGCCTATACGTCTTGTTTTAATCGGGATTGGGATATCCACTTTGATGCAAGCACTAACGACATTGATGATGATTATGGGACCGATCTATCAGGCAAGTCAGGCAAACATATGGATTACAGGTACGGTTTACGGCTCTAACTGGAAAAATGTTGCTACATTGGTTCCTTGGACGATTACGTTCCTCTTAATTGCTTTCTTTGCAGCGAGAACCATTAATATTCAAGAACTAGGCGATGAAGTGGCAACGGGGTTAGGTGGAAAGGTCCAAAAACAACGATTTTTATTATTGATGATTAGCACCGCTTTGATTGGAAGTTCGGTAGCTTTTGCTGGAGGAATTGGTTTCGTTGGCTTGATGGCACCGCATATGGCAAGGCGATTAGTAGGCTCCTCCTTTGGTGCGCTGCTTCCGGCTTCTGCACTTATTGGTGGAATTCTTGTTATGACAGCCGATTTGATTGGAAGAACCATGTTTTCACCTATGGAGGTACCTGCGGGTGTGTTTACAGCCGGTATCGGGGCACCATATTTTATCTACTTACTTTTTAAAACAAGAAATGCATAA
- a CDS encoding ABC transporter ATP-binding protein, which yields MNAIETKNLSLSYGETLIINELDLKIPKGEITVFIGANGCGKSTLLRSIARLLKPTSGGVLLEGKAIAKISTKEIAKRMAILPQSPSAPEGLTVLQLVKQGRYPHQTWLKQWSEEDEKKVNEALKATRLEELKERTVDSLSGGQRQRAWIAMTLAQDTDVILLDEPTTYLDMTHQIEILDLLFELNEKKKRTVVMVLHDLNLACRYAHNVVAIKDKKVYAQGKPEHVINCGLVKNVFGMDCEVTMDPLFGTPLCIPYGRGRCIIDKAVAMNG from the coding sequence ATGAACGCGATTGAAACGAAGAATTTATCACTTTCATATGGAGAGACCCTCATTATTAATGAGTTGGATTTAAAAATTCCAAAGGGTGAGATCACCGTTTTTATTGGAGCAAACGGGTGCGGGAAATCTACCCTTCTTCGTTCGATCGCCCGTCTCTTGAAGCCAACTTCTGGCGGTGTGTTGCTCGAAGGAAAAGCCATCGCAAAGATTTCAACTAAGGAAATCGCCAAAAGGATGGCCATTTTACCTCAGTCTCCTTCCGCACCAGAAGGGCTAACCGTACTTCAACTCGTTAAACAGGGGCGCTACCCTCATCAAACTTGGTTAAAACAATGGTCGGAGGAAGATGAAAAAAAGGTCAATGAAGCCTTAAAGGCAACCCGTTTAGAGGAGTTAAAAGAAAGAACAGTAGACTCACTTTCAGGCGGACAAAGACAGCGTGCCTGGATTGCCATGACCTTAGCTCAGGATACAGATGTCATTCTTTTAGACGAACCAACCACTTACTTGGATATGACACATCAAATCGAAATTCTCGATTTACTGTTTGAATTAAATGAAAAGAAAAAGCGGACCGTTGTGATGGTCCTTCATGACCTTAACCTTGCCTGCCGTTATGCTCATAACGTGGTAGCTATTAAGGATAAAAAGGTGTATGCCCAGGGCAAGCCTGAGCATGTCATCAATTGTGGCCTTGTGAAAAATGTGTTTGGTATGGACTGTGAGGTCACGATGGATCCATTATTCGGAACACCATTATGCATTCCTTATGGCAGGGGAAGATGTATTATCGATAAGGCGGTGGCGATGAATGGATAA
- the fhuF gene encoding siderophore-iron reductase FhuF translates to MDKELTENELLVLEKYRLGSKSTNSFPIASLLDESFLKDFLEKLALTIGAPSTKVAASIFIKRYAFLAVTVLYSMSVWNKKLNVSVENVSMESPEQGKAWLPSFSLKEMTTQDWNGEDRTLWRDIVLRDLFANNIYPIIMALEKAVGISKLILWENIAVYLFWLYEKELKENENSNVADDFRYLLLEAEGSLFGQYNLNPLQRYYAEKTFVEEMDEEIRLRKTCCFSYQLAAGKRCKVCPCTHVTKDGRCHDGESICSAVRSFA, encoded by the coding sequence ATGGATAAAGAGCTGACAGAAAATGAACTTCTTGTATTGGAGAAATACAGGTTGGGCAGTAAAAGTACGAATTCTTTTCCTATTGCCTCTCTGCTTGACGAGTCATTCCTTAAAGACTTTCTTGAAAAGTTAGCTCTGACCATTGGTGCACCTTCCACAAAGGTTGCCGCATCCATTTTTATCAAAAGATATGCTTTTTTAGCGGTAACGGTCCTTTATAGTATGAGTGTTTGGAATAAAAAGCTGAATGTATCGGTAGAAAATGTATCAATGGAATCTCCTGAACAGGGGAAAGCCTGGCTCCCGTCTTTTTCGTTGAAGGAGATGACTACACAGGATTGGAATGGAGAGGATCGCACTCTATGGCGTGATATTGTGCTCCGGGACCTTTTCGCCAATAACATTTATCCAATCATTATGGCATTAGAAAAAGCTGTTGGTATATCCAAGTTAATTCTGTGGGAAAATATTGCTGTTTACTTGTTTTGGCTCTATGAAAAAGAATTAAAAGAGAACGAGAATAGTAATGTAGCAGACGACTTCCGTTATTTGTTACTAGAAGCAGAAGGTTCTTTATTCGGCCAATATAACTTAAATCCCCTGCAACGCTATTATGCAGAAAAGACGTTTGTAGAAGAAATGGATGAAGAGATTCGTCTACGAAAAACGTGCTGTTTCTCTTATCAGCTTGCAGCAGGAAAACGCTGTAAAGTATGCCCATGTACGCATGTAACTAAGGATGGAAGGTGTCATGATGGAGAAAGTATTTGTTCAGCAGTTCGAAGCTTTGCTTGA
- a CDS encoding YusU family protein, whose protein sequence is MEKVFVQQFEALLEKYSELLVGESNEEVKEKVKAWALYTHIAKSMPALAKHWNELYPDGKEEIKQIVGEIKQMNEKHRKSAQ, encoded by the coding sequence ATGGAGAAAGTATTTGTTCAGCAGTTCGAAGCTTTGCTTGAGAAGTATAGTGAGCTTTTGGTTGGAGAATCCAACGAAGAGGTGAAGGAAAAAGTGAAGGCGTGGGCCTTGTATACGCATATTGCGAAGTCCATGCCTGCTTTAGCTAAGCATTGGAATGAACTGTACCCTGATGGGAAAGAAGAAATAAAACAGATAGTTGGCGAAATTAAGCAGATGAACGAAAAGCATCGGAAATCAGCTCAATAA
- a CDS encoding spore coat protein → MNQSQQKIQNPESQVPKTPQMNDRDFINDILSTEKYMTTAYTMALHEASHEGLYQDVMQIFTETQQCQRDLYDLMFRKGWYAIEAADQQKLQQSYQQFQGYTNQLPQHGGGNTTMQ, encoded by the coding sequence ATGAACCAAAGCCAACAAAAAATTCAAAACCCTGAATCACAGGTGCCAAAAACTCCACAAATGAACGATCGTGATTTTATTAATGATATCCTGTCTACGGAAAAATATATGACTACGGCTTACACTATGGCTCTGCATGAAGCTAGCCACGAAGGCTTGTATCAGGATGTTATGCAGATTTTCACTGAAACACAACAATGTCAGCGCGACCTTTACGACCTTATGTTTAGAAAAGGCTGGTATGCAATTGAAGCTGCCGATCAACAAAAGCTTCAGCAATCGTACCAGCAGTTCCAAGGTTATACAAACCAGTTGCCACAGCATGGCGGCGGCAATACCACTATGCAATAA
- a CDS encoding YuzL family protein: MAKMKKNPSKAGVSAASVKGNGGPGNEEAHLDKKNSQNNQFKR; encoded by the coding sequence ATGGCGAAAATGAAAAAGAACCCTTCCAAAGCTGGAGTTAGTGCGGCTAGTGTCAAGGGAAATGGCGGGCCAGGAAATGAAGAGGCCCACCTAGACAAAAAAAACAGCCAGAACAATCAGTTCAAAAGGTAA
- a CDS encoding 3-hydroxyacyl-CoA dehydrogenase/enoyl-CoA hydratase family protein, with product MNQLIKKAAVLGSGVMGSGIAAHLANIGIPTLLLDIVPRELTKEEEAKGLTLQNKQVRNRISATAIQKLLKQKPAPLTSKKNLALIEAGNLEDDLVKLKDVDWVIEVVVENLKVKQQVFEKVDQFRKPGSIISSNTSGISVEAMVEGRSEDFQKHFLGTHFFNPPRYLKLLEVIPTQYTDPEILSFMKTFGEDVLGKGVVVAKDTPNFIANRIGTYGLLVTVQEMLKGGLSVGEVDSITGPLIGRAKSATFRTLDVVGLDTFYHVANNVYEKVDGHEKEVFEIPTFLKAMVEKGWLGSKSGQGFFLKKGKEILELDPSTLEYGPRKKLTTPSVELAKQEKGSGNKLKALVYANDKAGQFLWNTTKQSLLYSAKLLGEIADDIVAIDRAMKWGFGWDKGPFETWDAIGVEKSVKKMQEEGMEVPDWVTEMLEKGFTSFYIEENGESFFYHKGQYRLVEFNPKVIDLKKIKNQKGVIKKNSGASLIDIGDGVALLEFHSPNNAIGLDIVQMINFAVDEVEKNYKGLVIGNQGKNFCVGANLAMMLMEAQDDNIYELDLVVRHLHSALLKVKYSSKPVVAAPFGMTLGGGAEVCLPTAHIQASSETYMGLVEVGVGLLPGGGGNKELYIKHLENLPSGVPFDLQNVANKVFETIAMAKVSTSAEEARETNFLDGSDGISFNGDHLLYDAKQAVLALHEQGYKPRVRKKVPVVGETGYATLLLGAEAMRLSGYISEHDLKIAKKVAYVIAGGRVPFGTEVDEQYLLDLEREAFLSLIAEPKSQQRMQHMLVKGKPLRN from the coding sequence TTGAACCAATTAATTAAGAAAGCAGCTGTCCTAGGATCAGGAGTTATGGGCTCAGGGATTGCAGCACATCTAGCGAATATCGGAATTCCTACACTATTATTGGATATCGTGCCACGTGAATTAACGAAAGAGGAAGAAGCTAAAGGACTTACATTACAAAATAAACAAGTTCGCAACCGAATCAGTGCGACCGCTATTCAAAAGCTATTAAAGCAAAAGCCGGCCCCACTGACCTCCAAGAAAAATCTTGCTCTCATTGAAGCAGGAAACCTTGAAGACGATTTAGTGAAATTGAAAGATGTCGACTGGGTTATCGAGGTAGTCGTTGAAAACTTAAAGGTAAAACAGCAGGTTTTTGAAAAAGTGGATCAATTCCGTAAACCTGGAAGTATCATTAGTTCTAATACATCAGGTATCTCTGTCGAGGCGATGGTTGAAGGCCGCTCAGAAGATTTCCAAAAGCATTTCTTAGGAACACATTTCTTTAATCCACCTCGTTATTTAAAATTACTCGAAGTTATTCCAACTCAGTACACGGATCCAGAAATTCTTTCCTTTATGAAAACTTTCGGTGAGGATGTACTTGGAAAAGGCGTGGTAGTGGCAAAGGATACGCCTAACTTTATTGCAAACCGCATTGGTACGTACGGTCTTCTAGTTACGGTTCAAGAAATGTTAAAAGGCGGCTTAAGTGTTGGAGAAGTTGATTCCATCACAGGTCCGCTGATTGGCCGTGCGAAGAGTGCAACATTCCGTACATTGGATGTAGTTGGATTAGATACCTTCTATCATGTTGCCAACAACGTCTATGAGAAAGTGGATGGCCATGAGAAAGAAGTGTTTGAAATTCCTACTTTTCTTAAGGCGATGGTGGAAAAAGGCTGGCTTGGCAGCAAGTCCGGACAAGGGTTTTTCTTGAAAAAAGGAAAAGAAATTCTTGAGCTTGATCCAAGCACATTGGAATATGGACCGCGTAAAAAGCTGACAACTCCATCTGTTGAATTGGCAAAACAGGAAAAAGGCTCAGGGAATAAATTGAAAGCGCTTGTTTACGCCAATGATAAGGCGGGGCAATTTTTATGGAATACGACCAAGCAATCGCTTCTTTACTCAGCAAAGCTATTAGGTGAAATTGCTGATGATATCGTAGCCATTGATCGTGCCATGAAATGGGGATTTGGCTGGGATAAAGGACCGTTTGAGACATGGGATGCAATTGGTGTTGAAAAATCAGTTAAAAAGATGCAGGAAGAAGGAATGGAAGTACCTGATTGGGTGACGGAGATGCTTGAAAAAGGCTTTACCTCCTTCTATATCGAGGAAAACGGTGAATCCTTCTTCTATCATAAGGGTCAATATCGTTTAGTAGAATTTAATCCGAAGGTAATTGACCTTAAAAAGATTAAAAACCAAAAAGGTGTCATTAAGAAGAACAGTGGCGCGAGCCTAATTGACATTGGCGACGGTGTGGCACTCCTAGAGTTCCATTCACCGAATAATGCCATTGGTCTTGATATCGTTCAAATGATCAATTTTGCTGTGGATGAGGTGGAGAAGAATTATAAGGGCCTTGTCATCGGTAACCAAGGAAAGAACTTCTGTGTCGGTGCGAACCTCGCCATGATGCTGATGGAAGCACAGGATGACAATATCTATGAGCTTGATTTAGTGGTCCGTCACCTCCATAGCGCATTATTAAAAGTGAAATACAGCTCGAAGCCAGTGGTGGCAGCACCATTTGGTATGACACTTGGCGGCGGTGCAGAGGTTTGTCTGCCAACGGCACATATTCAAGCATCATCAGAAACCTATATGGGGCTTGTTGAAGTCGGTGTCGGCCTGCTTCCAGGCGGCGGTGGAAACAAAGAGCTTTATATTAAGCACTTAGAAAATCTTCCAAGCGGTGTTCCGTTTGATTTGCAAAACGTCGCTAACAAAGTGTTTGAAACGATTGCAATGGCAAAGGTTTCTACATCCGCTGAAGAAGCACGCGAAACGAATTTCTTAGACGGATCTGATGGCATCAGCTTTAATGGGGATCACCTATTGTATGATGCGAAGCAAGCCGTTCTTGCCTTACATGAGCAGGGCTATAAGCCAAGAGTACGTAAAAAGGTTCCCGTAGTCGGTGAAACCGGTTATGCAACACTTTTACTGGGTGCAGAAGCGATGCGCTTATCTGGCTATATTTCCGAGCATGATTTGAAAATTGCTAAGAAGGTTGCCTATGTGATCGCCGGTGGCAGAGTGCCATTTGGAACGGAAGTAGATGAGCAATATTTATTAGATTTAGAAAGAGAAGCATTCTTAAGTCTAATTGCAGAGCCAAAATCACAACAACGTATGCAGCACATGCTTGTAAAAGGAAAACCTCTACGTAACTAA
- a CDS encoding acetyl-CoA C-acetyltransferase, with protein MREAVIVAGARTPVGKAKKGTLAHVRPDDLGALVVKETLRRAGNYEGNIDDLIIGCAMPEAEQGNNMARNIGALAGLSHTVPAITINRFCSSGLQAVAYAAQGIMTGQIDTAIAGGAESMSMIPMMGHVVRPNIKLAETAPQYYMGMGHTAEEVAKKYGISREDQDAFAVRSHQRAAKAIAEGKFVDEIVPVDVTIRTVGHDNKLVEKTIQFSQDEGVRPDTNLETLGKLRPAFSVTGTVTAGNASQTSDGAAALMVMDREKAEALGLKPLAKFRSFAVGGVPPEIMGVGPVVAIPKAVKLAGLELSDINLFELNEAFASQSLQVIRELGLNEEIVNVNGGAIALGHPLGCTGAKLTLSLIHELKRRNEQFGVVTMCIGGGMGAAGVFELL; from the coding sequence ATGAGAGAAGCGGTAATCGTGGCAGGAGCCAGAACCCCGGTAGGTAAGGCAAAGAAAGGAACGCTTGCCCATGTTCGTCCTGATGATTTGGGAGCATTGGTGGTAAAAGAAACATTAAGACGTGCAGGAAACTATGAAGGAAATATTGATGATTTAATCATTGGCTGTGCTATGCCTGAAGCAGAACAAGGGAATAACATGGCTCGTAATATCGGTGCACTTGCAGGGCTTTCACATACGGTCCCTGCTATCACAATCAATCGCTTCTGTTCTTCGGGGCTACAAGCGGTTGCCTATGCAGCACAAGGAATTATGACAGGGCAAATTGACACAGCTATTGCAGGTGGAGCCGAATCAATGAGCATGATTCCCATGATGGGACATGTGGTTCGGCCGAATATTAAACTAGCCGAAACGGCACCGCAATATTACATGGGAATGGGCCATACAGCAGAAGAAGTAGCAAAGAAATATGGCATCAGCCGTGAAGACCAAGATGCTTTTGCGGTAAGAAGTCATCAGCGGGCAGCCAAAGCGATTGCAGAAGGAAAATTTGTCGATGAAATCGTACCAGTTGATGTGACCATTCGTACTGTTGGACATGACAATAAACTAGTTGAAAAAACAATCCAATTTTCACAAGATGAGGGCGTTCGTCCAGATACAAACTTAGAAACATTAGGTAAACTTCGTCCTGCCTTTTCTGTTACAGGAACGGTAACGGCAGGTAATGCGTCGCAAACAAGTGACGGAGCAGCTGCATTGATGGTCATGGACCGTGAAAAAGCGGAAGCACTTGGTTTGAAGCCACTAGCAAAATTCAGATCGTTTGCAGTTGGAGGCGTGCCACCTGAAATTATGGGTGTCGGCCCAGTGGTAGCTATTCCAAAAGCAGTGAAGCTAGCTGGATTAGAATTATCCGATATTAACTTGTTTGAATTGAATGAAGCGTTTGCTTCACAGTCGCTTCAGGTAATTAGAGAATTAGGTCTTAACGAAGAAATTGTGAACGTAAATGGTGGTGCGATTGCCCTTGGACACCCACTAGGATGTACGGGTGCAAAACTAACACTCTCACTTATTCATGAATTAAAACGCAGGAACGAGCAATTCGGTGTAGTTACCATGTGTATCGGCGGCGGTA